Proteins encoded together in one Planifilum fulgidum window:
- a CDS encoding exo-beta-N-acetylmuramidase NamZ family protein, translating into MWKRWLAVGLLALVMIFTGVWHYADGSRHAGKPAKVKTGLEILLEQPDRLKGKKVGLITNPTAITRDYRHALDAMLDAGIQVVKVYGPEHGVRGTEQAGEEPGSFEDPRTGLPFINLYGKQPEEMIPLFDGVDVLVFDIQDVGTRFYTYIYTMAYAMEAAAEAGKPFIVLDRPNPIGGEKVEGPVLDPAYRSFVGLFPIPQRHGMTVGELARMFNEEFFPKEGKKKADLTVIAMKGWKRNQLYEDTGLPWVIPSPNMPTTDTALVYPGTGMIEGTNLSEGRGTTRPFELLGAPYIKGWELAEALNEEKLPGVSFREAYFNPTFSKYAGETVGGVQVHVEDPERFSPILTGLVIIEKVKQLYPEDFAWRKDGNEYWIDKLTGSDRVRKKLDAGIPARKIAEEWKEELKDFQKLRARYLLYPPAGKKH; encoded by the coding sequence ATGTGGAAACGGTGGCTGGCCGTAGGTTTATTGGCGCTCGTGATGATCTTCACCGGCGTTTGGCATTACGCGGACGGTTCCCGGCACGCCGGAAAGCCGGCCAAAGTGAAAACCGGTCTCGAAATTCTGCTCGAACAACCGGACAGGTTGAAAGGGAAAAAAGTCGGTTTGATCACCAACCCCACCGCCATTACCCGGGATTACCGCCATGCCCTGGACGCCATGTTGGATGCGGGCATCCAGGTGGTCAAGGTGTACGGTCCGGAACACGGCGTCCGGGGCACGGAACAGGCGGGAGAGGAGCCGGGTTCCTTCGAGGATCCCCGGACAGGACTTCCCTTTATCAACCTTTACGGCAAACAGCCTGAAGAGATGATCCCCCTCTTCGACGGAGTGGATGTGCTGGTCTTTGACATCCAGGATGTGGGCACCCGCTTTTACACCTACATCTACACCATGGCCTACGCGATGGAAGCGGCCGCCGAAGCCGGAAAACCCTTCATCGTCCTGGACCGCCCCAACCCCATCGGCGGGGAAAAGGTGGAAGGTCCGGTGCTGGATCCGGCATACCGTTCCTTCGTCGGCCTCTTTCCGATCCCCCAGCGGCACGGGATGACGGTGGGCGAACTGGCCCGGATGTTCAATGAGGAATTTTTCCCGAAGGAAGGAAAGAAAAAGGCGGATTTGACGGTCATCGCCATGAAGGGATGGAAAAGAAATCAGCTTTACGAGGACACCGGCCTTCCCTGGGTGATTCCTTCGCCGAACATGCCCACGACGGACACGGCCCTGGTCTATCCCGGAACCGGAATGATCGAGGGAACAAACCTGTCCGAGGGCCGCGGAACCACCCGTCCCTTCGAACTGTTGGGAGCCCCCTACATCAAGGGTTGGGAACTGGCGGAGGCGCTGAACGAGGAAAAACTGCCCGGCGTTTCCTTCCGGGAAGCCTACTTCAACCCCACCTTTTCCAAATACGCGGGAGAAACGGTGGGCGGAGTGCAGGTCCATGTGGAGGATCCCGAACGCTTCTCCCCCATCCTGACGGGGCTCGTGATCATCGAGAAGGTGAAGCAGCTGTATCCCGAGGATTTCGCCTGGAGGAAAGACGGAAACGAATACTGGATCGACAAGCTGACCGGTTCCGACCGGGTCCGCAAAAAGTTGGATGCGGGGATTCCCGCCCGCAAGATTGCGGAAGAATGGAAAGAGGAACTGAAGGATTTCCAAAAGCTTCGCGCCCGGTATCTGCTCTATCCTCCGGCCGGAAAAAAACACTGA
- a CDS encoding glycoside hydrolase family 3 protein: MRKWLAVLCSVLVFFTVLPAAALADTGDAVKPGWKEDRVAKGWIQSKIRRMTLEEKVGQLFMVHVYGRTPTDPDYEEINLEQKRGGKNFKEVIEKYHIGGVIYFNWTDNIGTPLDAKQVNALSNGLQKIAMKQRMKIPLFISTDQEGGMVARVTEPATVFPGNMAAGATRSIEYAGKSAEVMARELKSLGINMNLAPVLDVNVNPANPVINVRSFSEDPDLVAKMGVAQVKGFQGQNIVATAKHFPGHGDTDVDSHYGLPIIHHDRETLEKVDLKPFRAAIDAGIDAIMTAHIVVPALDDSGLPATLSKPILTDLLRKEMGFDGLIITDSLGMSGANVLPPDRVPVEAFKAGADILLNPPDVDLAYNAVLNAVKSGEISRKRLDESVYRILWYKMKRGLFHHPYVDEKETRVIGNNKHLETADRIAEKSITLLKNEKGALPLSKRKSVLVTGPSDGKPERLASLLEEKGISADAYTTGATPTSAQIEAAVEKAKGVDAVIVTTYNADSNTGQQNLVRALKETGKPVVVAAMRNPYDISAFPEVDGYLATYGNRDVSVRALAKALTGEVNPSGRLPVTVPGMFEYGFGLSY; this comes from the coding sequence ATGCGCAAATGGCTTGCCGTTCTGTGTTCGGTCCTGGTTTTCTTCACCGTTCTTCCGGCCGCCGCTCTGGCTGATACCGGGGACGCGGTGAAGCCGGGCTGGAAGGAGGACCGGGTGGCGAAGGGATGGATTCAGAGCAAAATCCGGAGGATGACCCTGGAAGAAAAGGTCGGACAACTGTTCATGGTGCATGTGTACGGCAGGACGCCGACGGATCCGGATTACGAGGAAATCAATTTGGAACAGAAGCGGGGCGGGAAAAACTTTAAAGAGGTGATCGAAAAGTACCACATCGGCGGCGTGATCTACTTCAACTGGACGGACAACATCGGCACCCCTCTCGACGCGAAGCAGGTGAACGCCCTTTCGAACGGGCTGCAGAAGATCGCCATGAAGCAGCGCATGAAAATTCCGCTCTTCATTTCCACGGACCAGGAAGGCGGCATGGTTGCCCGGGTGACGGAGCCGGCCACGGTTTTTCCGGGAAACATGGCCGCGGGGGCGACCCGGTCCATTGAATACGCCGGGAAATCGGCCGAAGTCATGGCGCGGGAGTTGAAGAGTCTCGGCATCAACATGAATCTGGCGCCGGTCCTCGATGTGAACGTCAATCCGGCCAATCCGGTCATCAACGTGCGTTCCTTCTCCGAGGACCCGGACCTGGTCGCCAAGATGGGCGTGGCCCAGGTGAAGGGATTCCAGGGGCAAAATATCGTGGCCACCGCCAAGCATTTCCCGGGACACGGGGATACGGACGTGGATTCCCACTACGGTCTTCCGATCATCCATCACGACCGCGAAACCCTGGAAAAGGTGGACCTGAAGCCGTTCCGGGCGGCGATCGACGCGGGGATCGACGCGATCATGACGGCCCACATCGTGGTTCCGGCCCTGGACGACTCGGGACTTCCGGCCACCCTTTCCAAACCGATTCTGACCGATCTCCTCCGGAAGGAGATGGGCTTTGACGGTTTGATCATCACCGACAGCCTCGGCATGTCGGGGGCCAACGTCCTGCCGCCGGACCGGGTTCCCGTCGAGGCGTTCAAGGCGGGGGCGGACATCCTGCTGAATCCGCCGGATGTGGATCTCGCCTACAACGCGGTGCTGAACGCGGTCAAAAGCGGCGAGATCAGCCGGAAGCGCCTCGATGAATCCGTCTACCGGATCCTTTGGTACAAGATGAAGCGGGGGTTGTTCCACCATCCCTATGTGGACGAAAAGGAGACACGGGTCATCGGGAACAACAAACATCTGGAAACGGCGGACCGGATTGCCGAAAAAAGCATCACCCTCCTGAAAAATGAAAAGGGGGCGCTCCCCCTGTCCAAGAGAAAAAGCGTGTTGGTGACCGGTCCGTCCGACGGCAAGCCGGAGCGGCTCGCCTCGCTGCTGGAAGAAAAGGGCATCTCCGCCGATGCCTACACGACGGGGGCCACGCCCACGTCGGCGCAAATTGAAGCGGCTGTGGAAAAGGCGAAGGGCGTCGATGCGGTCATCGTCACCACCTACAACGCGGACTCCAACACCGGCCAGCAGAACCTGGTTCGCGCCTTGAAGGAGACGGGCAAGCCGGTGGTGGTCGCGGCGATGCGCAATCCCTACGACATCTCCGCTTTCCCGGAAGTGGACGGATACCTGGCCACCTACGGAAACCGGGATGTGTCGGTTCGCGCGCTGGCCAAGGCGCTGACGGGAGAGGTCAATCCCTCCGGGAGGTTGCCGGTTACGGTGCCCGGGATGTTTGAATACGGATTCGGCCTGAGCTATTGA
- a CDS encoding PTS sugar transporter subunit IIA: MIKVPFWRRKKSASSDEPAWIRIHAPFSGKTVPLTEVPDPVFARKMVGDGVAILPESDMLLSPVGGTLTHLFPTGHAAGITTDEGLEILVHIGINTVELKGDGFTVLATPGKRVEAGEPIIRIDLEKLQRTAKSMVSPVVVTNMERVAKIKPAASSAVRSGTDELLRVLPKPPKDQ; encoded by the coding sequence GTGATCAAAGTGCCGTTTTGGCGAAGAAAAAAATCCGCTTCATCCGATGAACCCGCCTGGATCCGGATCCACGCTCCCTTCAGCGGAAAAACGGTTCCGCTGACCGAAGTCCCGGATCCCGTTTTCGCCCGGAAAATGGTGGGGGACGGCGTGGCGATCCTCCCGGAATCCGACATGCTGCTGTCCCCCGTCGGCGGCACGCTGACCCATCTCTTCCCGACGGGCCACGCCGCGGGAATCACCACCGACGAGGGATTGGAAATCCTCGTCCACATCGGCATCAACACCGTCGAGCTGAAGGGGGACGGGTTCACCGTCCTGGCCACCCCGGGAAAACGGGTGGAGGCGGGGGAACCGATCATCCGGATCGATCTGGAGAAGCTTCAAAGGACGGCCAAATCGATGGTGTCACCGGTGGTGGTGACCAACATGGAGCGGGTGGCAAAAATCAAACCCGCAGCATCGTCGGCCGTCCGGTCCGGAACCGACGAACTGCTGCGGGTGCTGCCGAAGCCGCCGAAGGATCAATAG
- a CDS encoding PEP phosphonomutase has protein sequence MKRILDCHGSDFAAMKGQDLKASIRAAEGRTLLSELIVRFPSPFEDVSLPEVARSFGADLLLLNLFDVNRPRISGLPVEEGEEVVRLAKRFTGRPVGVNLEPVDPDPSMMEKQIPISAGRTLNPDSLRKVKELGFDFVCLTGNPKTGVTNDAILRGIRLAREWLGEELMIIAGKMHAAGTSEGWTEEEVVESADRFAEAGADVVLIPAPGTVPGLDVPLLRRAAEAVHRRGGLIMAAVGTSQEGADAETVRTIALESKKAGADIFHLGDAGLLGMAPPENLFAASVALRGKRHTYRRMASSVLR, from the coding sequence GTGAAACGCATCCTGGACTGTCACGGAAGCGATTTTGCCGCCATGAAGGGGCAGGATCTGAAAGCCTCGATTCGGGCCGCCGAAGGACGCACGCTGCTTTCCGAGCTGATCGTCCGCTTCCCCTCTCCCTTCGAAGATGTTTCGCTTCCGGAAGTGGCGCGTTCCTTCGGCGCCGACCTGTTGTTGCTCAACCTCTTTGACGTGAACCGCCCGCGCATCAGCGGGTTGCCCGTGGAAGAGGGGGAGGAAGTCGTCCGTCTGGCCAAGCGGTTCACCGGAAGGCCCGTCGGCGTCAACCTGGAACCGGTGGATCCCGATCCGTCCATGATGGAGAAGCAGATTCCGATCAGCGCCGGGAGAACGTTGAATCCGGACAGCCTCCGAAAGGTGAAGGAATTGGGCTTCGACTTCGTTTGCCTGACGGGAAACCCCAAAACGGGCGTCACCAACGATGCCATCCTCCGGGGAATCCGCCTGGCGCGGGAATGGCTCGGGGAGGAACTGATGATCATCGCCGGAAAGATGCACGCCGCCGGCACCTCCGAGGGCTGGACGGAAGAGGAGGTGGTCGAATCGGCTGACCGATTCGCGGAAGCGGGAGCGGATGTGGTGCTGATTCCGGCTCCCGGCACCGTCCCGGGTCTGGACGTGCCGCTTTTGCGCAGGGCCGCCGAAGCGGTTCATCGGCGGGGAGGGCTTATCATGGCCGCCGTCGGCACCTCCCAGGAAGGGGCGGATGCGGAAACGGTGCGCACCATTGCGCTGGAAAGCAAAAAAGCCGGGGCCGACATCTTCCACTTGGGGGACGCCGGACTCCTCGGGATGGCCCCGCCCGAAAATCTCTTCGCCGCCTCCGTCGCCCTCCGCGGAAAGCGCCACACATACCGCCGGATGGCCTCCTCCGTCCTTCGCTGA
- the nagE gene encoding N-acetylglucosamine-specific PTS transporter subunit IIBC, with translation MLGQLQRLGKSLMLPVAVLPAVGLLLRFGQPDLLDIPFIAATGSAVLDNLPVLFAIGVAIGLAKENHGAAGLAGYIAYEIITKGAQAINEDINMSVLGGIIAGILAAWLYNRYHTVKLPDYLGFFGGRRFVPIVTAGAAIVLAFVLGYVWPYIQAGIDVLGHGLTGIGALGAAIYGFLNRLLIPLGLHHVINSYIWFVFGEYEGKTGDLHRFFAGDPTAGEYMAGFFPIFMFGLPAAALAMTLAAKKERRPAVAGFMLSAALTAFLTGITEPLEYSFMFLAPVLYVLHALLTAISLAVVYALDIRHGFFFSAGSIDYFLNMGLAEKGWWLIPIGAVFFVLYFLVFYFSIKAFNIKTMGRESEGEAAQSGGFSVFDEYQLASKEEDKEEKKADGDMAEQARQYLAAMGGKENILEVEGCITRLRLRVKDTNLLDEEALKRLGAAGVMRLDDQHAQVVVGTIADMLAEAIRHEMRKDG, from the coding sequence ATGTTGGGTCAGTTGCAACGGCTGGGCAAATCGCTCATGTTGCCGGTGGCGGTGTTGCCCGCCGTGGGGCTTCTGCTGCGCTTCGGTCAACCGGACTTGTTGGACATTCCCTTTATCGCAGCGACCGGCAGCGCCGTCCTGGACAATCTTCCGGTTCTCTTCGCCATCGGCGTGGCCATCGGTCTGGCGAAGGAAAACCACGGGGCGGCGGGGCTGGCCGGCTACATCGCCTATGAGATCATCACCAAAGGGGCACAGGCCATCAACGAGGACATCAACATGAGTGTCCTCGGCGGGATCATCGCCGGGATTCTCGCCGCCTGGCTGTACAACCGGTATCACACCGTCAAACTGCCGGATTATCTCGGATTCTTCGGCGGCAGGCGCTTCGTCCCCATCGTCACCGCCGGTGCGGCGATCGTTCTGGCCTTCGTGCTGGGTTACGTATGGCCCTACATTCAAGCGGGCATCGATGTTCTGGGCCACGGACTGACCGGTATCGGCGCCCTCGGTGCCGCCATCTACGGCTTCCTGAACCGTTTGCTGATCCCGCTGGGGCTTCACCACGTCATCAACTCGTACATCTGGTTCGTCTTCGGCGAGTATGAAGGAAAAACCGGGGACCTGCACCGCTTCTTCGCGGGCGATCCGACCGCCGGTGAATACATGGCGGGCTTCTTCCCCATCTTCATGTTCGGTCTGCCGGCGGCCGCCCTGGCCATGACGCTGGCGGCCAAAAAGGAAAGGCGCCCCGCCGTTGCCGGCTTCATGCTGAGCGCGGCGCTCACCGCCTTCCTGACAGGGATCACCGAGCCCCTGGAATACTCCTTCATGTTCCTGGCGCCGGTGCTCTATGTCCTCCACGCCCTGTTGACGGCGATCAGCCTGGCTGTCGTCTATGCCCTTGACATCCGGCACGGTTTCTTCTTCTCCGCGGGATCCATCGACTACTTCCTCAACATGGGGCTGGCGGAGAAGGGGTGGTGGCTGATTCCCATCGGTGCCGTGTTCTTCGTCCTTTACTTCCTGGTGTTCTACTTCAGCATCAAGGCCTTCAACATCAAAACCATGGGGCGGGAATCGGAAGGGGAAGCCGCCCAAAGCGGAGGATTCAGCGTCTTTGACGAGTACCAGCTCGCCTCGAAAGAGGAGGACAAGGAGGAGAAAAAGGCGGACGGCGATATGGCCGAACAAGCCCGCCAGTATCTTGCCGCCATGGGCGGGAAGGAGAACATCCTGGAAGTGGAGGGATGCATCACCCGGCTGCGGTTGAGGGTGAAAGACACAAACCTCCTGGACGAGGAAGCCTTGAAGCGGCTCGGCGCCGCCGGGGTCATGAGACTGGATGACCAGCACGCCCAGGTTGTCGTCGGCACCATCGCCGACATGCTGGCGGAAGCGATTCGGCACGAAATGCGAAAAGACGGATAA
- a CDS encoding ArsR/SmtB family transcription factor produces MSGNKPSRDVFDAIADPTRRRIIQLLAEKGELPLHQLAAQFSIGRTAVSKHLKILKEAGLVVDRKAGRETRYRLNAFPLKKVQDWVSDYSVFWSANMSRLDRFLREEKEE; encoded by the coding sequence ATGAGCGGAAATAAGCCGTCACGGGATGTGTTTGACGCAATTGCCGATCCAACGAGACGCCGGATTATCCAACTGCTGGCCGAGAAGGGAGAATTGCCGCTTCACCAGTTGGCGGCGCAGTTTTCGATAGGCCGGACAGCGGTTTCCAAACATTTAAAAATATTGAAAGAAGCCGGACTGGTTGTGGACCGGAAAGCGGGCAGAGAGACGCGCTATCGGCTCAATGCCTTTCCGCTGAAGAAGGTTCAGGATTGGGTGTCCGATTACAGCGTGTTCTGGAGTGCCAATATGTCACGTCTGGATCGATTTTTGCGGGAGGAGAAAGAAGAGTGA
- a CDS encoding SRPBCC family protein: protein MVRLDQTNLPGGGGLRRADGEQFQARRGRRFRFRAQPFNGWDGIIEGEVLVVEPTPRLSFTWAGGGEEHKIVWTLQDLGNGRVNLHLEQTGFFRQQGLEGARYGWGMVRGAEKSVGTMTTRGGSVWSVAVNPRFRGVNADEGREEESETGCLF, encoded by the coding sequence GTGGTCCGCTTAGACCAAACAAACTTGCCAGGTGGAGGGGGGCTGCGGCGGGCCGATGGAGAACAATTTCAAGCCCGTCGTGGGCGCCGTTTTCGGTTCCGGGCCCAGCCGTTCAACGGTTGGGACGGGATCATTGAGGGCGAAGTGCTGGTTGTCGAACCGACGCCCCGGCTATCCTTTACCTGGGCCGGCGGCGGGGAGGAACACAAGATCGTCTGGACGCTGCAGGACTTGGGGAATGGGAGAGTCAATCTCCATCTCGAACAGACCGGGTTTTTCCGGCAGCAAGGCCTGGAAGGGGCCAGGTACGGCTGGGGAATGGTGCGGGGAGCTGAAAAAAGTGTTGGAACAATGACAACACGTGGGGGATCCGTGTGGTCGGTGGCGGTCAACCCACGCTTTCGAGGAGTGAATGCGGATGAGGGAAGGGAAGAGGAATCCGAAACTGGATGCCTATTTTGA
- a CDS encoding YdeI/OmpD-associated family protein, producing MREGKRNPKLDAYFDKLKQWKEEFRLLREIVLDCGLVEDFKWMHPCYTYEGKNIVLIHGFKNYCALLFHKGALLKDPHGILVRQTKNVQLARQIRFTGVEQIKKLRPVLKSYIEEAIEVEKAGLKWDPPEKAEPVPEELKKKFEEVPGLKAAFEKLTPGRQRAYLLHFSSAKKSETRLARIEKYIPHILSGKGMND from the coding sequence ATGAGGGAAGGGAAGAGGAATCCGAAACTGGATGCCTATTTTGACAAGCTGAAGCAGTGGAAGGAGGAGTTTCGGCTGCTCAGGGAAATCGTCCTGGACTGCGGGCTGGTCGAGGATTTCAAGTGGATGCATCCCTGCTACACGTATGAGGGCAAAAACATCGTGTTGATTCACGGGTTTAAAAACTACTGCGCCCTCCTGTTTCACAAGGGCGCTCTGCTGAAGGATCCCCACGGCATTCTCGTCCGACAGACGAAAAATGTTCAATTGGCCCGACAAATCCGGTTCACGGGCGTTGAACAGATCAAAAAATTGCGCCCGGTTTTGAAGTCCTATATCGAGGAAGCCATCGAAGTGGAGAAAGCCGGACTGAAATGGGACCCTCCCGAGAAAGCGGAGCCCGTTCCGGAGGAATTGAAGAAAAAGTTTGAGGAAGTGCCGGGTTTAAAAGCGGCATTTGAAAAGCTGACGCCGGGCCGGCAGCGGGCATATCTGCTGCATTTTTCCTCGGCCAAGAAGTCCGAAACCCGGTTGGCCCGCATCGAAAAATATATTCCGCACATTCTGAGCGGAAAGGGAATGAATGACTAG
- a CDS encoding DUF5946 family protein produces MYRFVKCPGCGAELPDRHLPVSDRYLASGECWELYGELTANNMEEMDPFFHHQLCVDAHGAQHSGGPVKPITTVFAPVGLYLAVERGFYGRQVQIAHMKLAKKAGKGAEWPRLEPPERPGDIAVLDVMKGEPGSGRKEMIQ; encoded by the coding sequence ATGTATCGTTTCGTGAAATGCCCGGGATGCGGGGCGGAGCTTCCCGATCGGCACTTGCCCGTGAGCGACCGTTATCTTGCGAGCGGCGAATGTTGGGAATTGTACGGTGAGTTGACCGCAAACAACATGGAGGAAATGGACCCTTTCTTCCATCATCAATTGTGCGTGGATGCCCACGGGGCACAGCATTCGGGAGGGCCCGTCAAACCCATCACCACCGTTTTTGCGCCGGTGGGTCTGTATCTGGCCGTCGAGCGCGGGTTTTACGGAAGGCAGGTTCAAATCGCGCACATGAAACTGGCGAAAAAGGCGGGAAAGGGAGCCGAATGGCCCCGGCTTGAGCCGCCGGAACGGCCAGGGGATATCGCGGTTTTGGATGTGATGAAGGGGGAGCCGGGAAGCGGCAGAAAGGAAATGATCCAATAA
- a CDS encoding ATP-binding cassette domain-containing protein, protein MALEMQAAPGDRNWAVEARGLVKSFGAHRAVNGLDLRVRAGTVYGILGPNGAGKTTTIRMLATLLRPDAGTAKIFGYDVVRQPQRVRQLISVTGQYASVDESLNAAENLMIFSRLLGLSRKEARKKTDELLEEFGLTEAAKRPLKHFSGGMRRRLDLAASLIVRPPLLFLDEPTTGLDPRTRNQMWETIRRLVKTGTTVLLTTQYLQEADELADRIAVIDRGRVVAEGTPDELKASVGRSSLQLRLRNPGEIDVARRIAERVLRTPSAVSAKTGNITVPIADASQVTDLLVALRREGIRLSEINVQKPTLDEVFLAITSHGAEKTVEESKGVKEEKMG, encoded by the coding sequence ATGGCATTGGAAATGCAAGCCGCGCCGGGGGACCGGAATTGGGCCGTGGAAGCGCGCGGACTGGTGAAATCCTTCGGCGCCCATCGGGCGGTGAACGGCCTCGATTTGCGCGTGCGGGCGGGCACTGTCTACGGCATCCTGGGCCCCAACGGGGCCGGCAAGACGACGACCATCCGGATGTTGGCCACGTTATTGCGCCCGGACGCCGGCACTGCCAAGATTTTTGGATACGACGTGGTCCGGCAGCCGCAGAGGGTCCGGCAGTTGATCAGCGTCACCGGCCAATACGCATCGGTCGATGAGTCGCTCAACGCGGCGGAGAATTTGATGATATTCTCCAGGCTGCTGGGACTGAGCCGAAAAGAGGCGCGGAAGAAAACGGACGAACTGTTGGAGGAGTTCGGCTTGACGGAGGCGGCAAAACGCCCGTTGAAGCATTTTTCGGGCGGCATGCGCCGGCGCCTGGATCTCGCCGCCAGCCTCATCGTCCGGCCGCCCCTCCTTTTTCTGGACGAACCGACCACCGGTCTCGATCCTCGGACGCGCAATCAAATGTGGGAGACCATTCGCCGCCTGGTGAAAACGGGGACGACGGTGCTGCTGACGACCCAATATTTGCAGGAAGCGGACGAACTGGCGGACCGAATCGCCGTGATCGATCGCGGCCGGGTTGTCGCGGAGGGGACGCCCGATGAGCTGAAAGCCTCCGTCGGCAGGTCGTCTTTGCAGCTCCGTCTGCGAAATCCCGGGGAGATCGATGTGGCCAGGCGCATCGCGGAACGCGTTCTCCGCACCCCGTCGGCGGTGTCTGCGAAGACCGGGAACATCACGGTGCCGATCGCCGATGCGTCCCAGGTGACGGACTTGCTCGTCGCCTTGCGCCGGGAGGGAATCCGCCTGTCGGAGATCAATGTGCAAAAGCCCACCCTGGATGAAGTCTTTCTGGCCATCACCTCCCATGGAGCGGAAAAAACCGTGGAGGAATCCAAGGGTGTGAAGGAGGAAAAAATGGGATGA
- a CDS encoding ABC transporter permease, giving the protein MSSISLPSVNRPPKNRAGFSMAVRQTLTMARRSLLKVRRTPEHLFDVTFQPILFILMFTYIFGGAVAGDAQGYLPMIVPAILIQTLVGASVASGVQLRDDMDKGVFDRFKAMPIARVAPLAGILLADMVRYAIAAVLTFGMGFLIGYRPEGGIAGVALAIVFSICCAWALSWIFAFFGVIARDAASVQGISMVVLFPLMFVSNAFVPVETMPGWLRWFAEINPISHMIAAVRGMVNQGTMNADFAISLLGAAAIVAIFAPIAVRVYMRRV; this is encoded by the coding sequence ATGAGTAGCATTTCACTTCCGTCCGTCAATCGACCGCCGAAAAATCGTGCAGGCTTTTCCATGGCAGTCCGTCAAACGCTGACGATGGCCCGTCGCAGTCTGCTGAAGGTGCGGCGCACGCCGGAACATTTATTTGACGTCACTTTCCAGCCCATCCTTTTTATCCTGATGTTTACCTATATCTTCGGCGGGGCCGTCGCGGGAGATGCGCAGGGTTACCTGCCCATGATCGTTCCCGCGATACTGATCCAGACGTTGGTCGGGGCTTCCGTTGCTTCGGGAGTCCAACTGCGCGACGATATGGACAAGGGCGTGTTCGACCGCTTCAAGGCGATGCCGATCGCCCGCGTCGCCCCGTTGGCGGGAATCTTGTTGGCCGATATGGTCCGGTATGCCATCGCCGCCGTGCTGACGTTCGGCATGGGCTTTCTCATCGGTTACCGACCGGAAGGAGGCATTGCCGGCGTGGCGCTTGCGATCGTATTTTCCATCTGTTGCGCGTGGGCACTCAGCTGGATTTTTGCCTTCTTCGGGGTCATTGCGCGCGATGCCGCCAGTGTGCAGGGGATCTCCATGGTGGTGCTGTTTCCGCTCATGTTCGTCTCCAATGCCTTTGTGCCGGTGGAGACGATGCCCGGCTGGCTGCGATGGTTTGCCGAAATCAATCCGATTTCCCACATGATCGCGGCCGTCCGCGGGATGGTCAATCAGGGGACGATGAATGCCGATTTCGCGATCTCCCTGCTGGGCGCGGCGGCCATTGTCGCCATCTTTGCCCCGATCGCTGTTCGCGTGTATATGCGCCGGGTGTAG
- a CDS encoding response regulator transcription factor, protein MARILVVDDDAHIRELVRHFLSLEGFEVHEAADGKEALALLETVKVDLVILDIMMPVMDGWDLCRELRAVGDVPILMLTAKGETRQKVKGFELGADDYLVKPFDPLELVARVKALLKRYRIATSQIVQIGSLSLNRKTYECRMGDREVLLPPKEFELLFKLASHPGRTFTRDELIEQIWGYDYEGDERTVDVHIKRLRERFARPDAPFLIRTIRGLGYRLEECR, encoded by the coding sequence ATGGCACGAATCCTGGTCGTCGACGATGACGCTCATATCCGCGAACTCGTGAGACATTTTTTAAGCCTCGAAGGTTTTGAGGTTCACGAGGCGGCCGATGGAAAAGAGGCCCTGGCCCTGCTGGAGACGGTGAAAGTGGATCTGGTCATCTTGGACATCATGATGCCGGTGATGGACGGGTGGGATCTCTGCCGGGAACTGCGCGCAGTCGGCGATGTGCCCATCCTGATGCTGACGGCCAAGGGGGAAACGAGACAAAAAGTGAAGGGTTTTGAGCTCGGGGCGGACGATTATCTCGTCAAACCCTTCGACCCGCTTGAACTGGTCGCCCGGGTCAAGGCACTGCTCAAACGGTACCGGATCGCCACATCGCAAATTGTGCAAATCGGCTCCTTATCGTTAAACCGCAAGACATATGAATGCCGGATGGGAGACCGGGAGGTTCTCTTGCCGCCCAAGGAATTCGAACTGCTTTTTAAGTTGGCCAGTCATCCGGGAAGGACATTCACGCGCGACGAGTTGATTGAACAGATTTGGGGCTACGATTACGAAGGGGATGAACGAACGGTGGACGTGCACATCAAGCGGTTGCGCGAGCGGTTTGCCCGGCCGGACGCCCCCTTTTTGATCCGGACGATTCGGGGACTCGGTTACCGGTTGGAGGAGTGCCGATGA